A stretch of Henckelia pumila isolate YLH828 chromosome 4, ASM3356847v2, whole genome shotgun sequence DNA encodes these proteins:
- the LOC140861354 gene encoding uncharacterized protein, translating to MVDMTATPMETLLKRFQSFKPLTLKGTENSVECESWLEDIEELFESLDYADDHRVKLVIHQLHEVAKVSYRKEKGAEFSSLQQGQLNIEQYVAKFTSPLKFAPHIADSDEAQVDQFINGLNPDVFTLVNAGRPKNFADALDRAKGAKGGLLRQRGKQFVPAPLRQPQEQPQIPPPP from the exons ATGGTGGATATGactgctactccgatggaaactTTGTTGAAACGCTTTCAGTCGTTTAAACCGCTAACACTGAAAGGAACTGAGAACTCTGTGGAATGTGAGAGTTGGCTCGAGGATATTGAAGAGTTGTTTGAATCCCTTGACTATGCCGATGATCATCGAGTCAAACTCGTTATACACCAACTACATGAAGTTGCAAAAG TGTCTTATAGAAAAGAGAAAGGAGCGGAATTTTCTAGCTTGCAGCAAGGGCAATTGAACATTGAacaatatgttgccaaatttaCGAGTCCGCTGAAATTTGCTCCCCATATAGCAgacagtgatgaagctcaagttGACCAATTCATTAACGGGTTGAATCCAGATGTTTTTACTCTCGTGAATGCGGGACGACCGAAGAACTTTGCCGATGCTCTTGATCGTGCAAAGGGGGCTAAAGGTGGATTATTGAGACAACGAGGAAAACAATTTGTGCCAGCACCACTGAGACAACCCCAAGAACaaccacagattccaccaccaccttgA